From the Saccharobesus litoralis genome, one window contains:
- the pyk gene encoding pyruvate kinase, protein MYRRTKIVTTLGPATDRDNNLEKIIAAGANVVRMNFSHGAAEDHIKRAEQVREIAKRLGKYIGILGDLQGPKIRVSTFKDGPVMLEEGAAFTLDADLGKGEGTVESVGLDYKALVKDVVPGDTLLLDDGRVQLIVKNVEGNKINTTVSIGGKLSNNKGINKLGGGLSAPALTAKDKEDIKLAAKIGVDFLAVSFPQSGADLRYARQLAEEAGLNAHIVAKVERAETVATDEAIDDIVSNCDVVMVARGDLGVEIGDPALVVKQKKLISRSRQLNRAVITATQMMESMIENPMPTRAEVMDVANAVLDGTDAVMLSGETAAGKYPVETVKSMASVAVGAESHPTTSNSKHRLSSHFDSMAETTALSAMYAANHLNGVKALVCLTESGNTAKLMSRISSGIRIFALSRHEQALNACAMYRGVQPFYFDSTKSNSGTLTKDILAALKDAGHIEDGDLIVLTSGDAMETIGATNAMKIVKA, encoded by the coding sequence ATGTACAGAAGAACGAAAATTGTCACTACGCTTGGTCCTGCTACTGATCGCGATAATAACCTAGAAAAAATCATTGCAGCTGGCGCAAACGTAGTCCGTATGAACTTCTCACACGGTGCGGCAGAAGATCACATTAAACGTGCTGAGCAGGTACGTGAAATCGCCAAACGTCTTGGTAAATACATTGGTATTCTAGGCGATTTACAAGGTCCAAAAATCCGCGTATCGACCTTTAAAGATGGCCCAGTCATGTTAGAAGAAGGCGCTGCATTTACCTTAGATGCCGATTTAGGTAAAGGTGAAGGTACGGTCGAAAGCGTTGGTTTAGATTACAAAGCGTTAGTTAAAGACGTTGTACCAGGTGACACTCTATTATTAGATGATGGCCGTGTGCAACTTATCGTCAAAAACGTTGAAGGTAACAAAATTAATACAACTGTCAGTATTGGTGGTAAGTTATCGAACAACAAAGGGATTAATAAATTAGGCGGTGGCTTATCAGCCCCTGCTCTTACTGCTAAAGATAAAGAAGATATTAAATTAGCAGCCAAAATCGGCGTTGATTTTTTAGCGGTATCTTTCCCACAATCGGGCGCAGATTTACGCTATGCTCGTCAATTAGCTGAAGAAGCCGGTCTTAATGCCCATATCGTCGCTAAAGTAGAACGTGCAGAAACAGTTGCCACTGATGAAGCCATTGACGATATCGTTTCAAACTGTGATGTTGTTATGGTAGCTCGTGGTGATCTTGGAGTTGAAATTGGTGACCCTGCTCTTGTCGTTAAACAAAAGAAATTGATTTCTCGCTCACGTCAATTAAACCGCGCTGTTATTACTGCAACGCAAATGATGGAGTCGATGATTGAGAATCCAATGCCAACCCGCGCAGAGGTAATGGACGTTGCCAACGCGGTATTAGACGGTACAGACGCTGTTATGCTTTCAGGCGAAACTGCAGCAGGTAAATACCCAGTAGAAACTGTTAAATCCATGGCCAGTGTGGCTGTTGGTGCAGAGAGCCACCCAACAACCAGTAACTCTAAGCACCGTTTATCTAGCCACTTTGATTCAATGGCAGAAACCACAGCATTATCAGCTATGTATGCGGCTAACCACCTTAATGGTGTTAAAGCCTTAGTTTGTTTAACTGAATCGGGTAATACGGCTAAGTTAATGTCGCGTATTAGTTCTGGTATTCGAATTTTCGCCTTATCTCGTCACGAGCAAGCTTTAAACGCCTGTGCTATGTATCGCGGTGTTCAGCCTTTCTATTTTGATTCAACTAAGAGCAATTCAGGTACGTTAACTAAGGACATTTTAGCGGCGTTGAAGGATGCAGGTCATATTGAAGATGGCGACTTAATCGTTCTTACCTCTGGTGATGCAATGGAAACGATTGGCGCAACTAACGCAATGAAGATAGTTAAAGCGTAA
- a CDS encoding alpha/beta fold hydrolase codes for MHFAKPPIVLLRGLLREQRHWGAFIADLKQFFDDREIICLDIPGNGKRNHEKSPVTIQGMRIAISEQLNDLLGPEQAIELISISMGGMIALDWANAEPQRIKSVVLINSSLKQFSPFYHRLNWQTYPAIIKILLIGVFNTQYKERQILRLTSNKTLHLPPHARAPFINECVTIWSHFSLDKPVSLRNAFRQLLAAATFAVSHRPSAKILVVKSKWDYLVNSQCSEQLAKNWQLEMIEHPWAGHDLPLDDPIWLCRHISQFIDKST; via the coding sequence ATGCATTTTGCTAAACCGCCTATTGTTTTATTGAGAGGCTTATTACGTGAGCAGCGTCATTGGGGAGCGTTTATCGCTGATTTGAAACAATTTTTCGACGACAGAGAAATTATTTGTTTAGATATTCCTGGCAATGGCAAGCGAAATCATGAAAAGTCGCCTGTTACCATTCAAGGCATGCGAATTGCCATTTCAGAGCAATTAAATGACTTGTTAGGGCCTGAGCAAGCTATTGAATTGATCAGTATCTCCATGGGCGGAATGATAGCCTTGGATTGGGCTAACGCCGAACCTCAGCGTATTAAATCTGTTGTTTTGATTAATTCTAGCCTTAAGCAATTCTCGCCTTTTTATCATAGATTAAATTGGCAAACCTATCCGGCCATTATCAAAATACTATTGATTGGGGTGTTTAATACGCAATACAAAGAGCGCCAGATACTACGCTTAACTTCCAATAAAACACTACATTTACCCCCCCATGCTAGAGCGCCTTTTATCAATGAATGCGTCACTATATGGAGTCATTTTAGTTTAGATAAACCGGTTAGCTTGCGTAATGCTTTTCGGCAATTGCTTGCAGCCGCGACCTTTGCTGTGAGTCATCGGCCAAGCGCAAAAATATTGGTGGTTAAATCGAAATGGGATTACTTAGTTAACTCCCAATGCAGCGAGCAGTTAGCTAAAAATTGGCAACTTGAAATGATTGAACATCCATGGGCAGGGCATGACTTGCCGTTAGACGACCCGATTTGGTTATGTCGGCATATCAGCCAATTTATCGATAAGTCGACCTGA
- a CDS encoding M14 family zinc carboxypeptidase, producing MESCASKLRSEIIAHVPLDNQLLPIHAISIGCQDDYAPVMTFVGGVHGLERIGTQVVLAFLETLLGRMSWDSSLINLLTKTRVNFIPLVNPVGMANHWRSNGNHVDLMRNAPIDSKEKTAFLVGGQRISKRIPWYRGTENTMEIESQALCDYIQRDVFKSPFSIVLDCHSGFGITDRLWFPYAKSQLQPISHIGEMYHLRELFNQSYPNQNYIFEPQAKHYLCHGDLWDYLYDESQKHPTTFLPLTLEMGSWRWVKKNPLQLLKSLGLYHPMKPHRVKRVLRGHLIMMEFLTRATASYENWLVDCQSLNMAQKATALWYDK from the coding sequence TTGGAATCTTGCGCTTCCAAATTACGTAGCGAAATTATTGCCCATGTGCCGTTAGATAATCAGCTATTACCTATCCATGCTATTTCCATTGGTTGTCAAGATGACTATGCGCCTGTCATGACGTTTGTCGGTGGTGTGCATGGCTTAGAGCGAATTGGTACGCAAGTTGTTCTCGCATTTTTAGAAACCTTGTTAGGTCGAATGTCTTGGGATAGCAGCTTAATTAATTTATTAACTAAGACTCGAGTTAATTTTATTCCCTTAGTTAACCCTGTGGGTATGGCAAATCATTGGCGCTCTAATGGTAATCATGTCGATTTAATGCGTAATGCGCCGATAGATAGCAAAGAAAAAACCGCATTCCTTGTTGGTGGACAACGGATCAGCAAGCGTATTCCTTGGTATCGCGGCACCGAAAACACCATGGAAATTGAATCGCAAGCTCTGTGTGATTATATTCAACGGGATGTATTTAAGTCGCCTTTTTCTATTGTTCTGGATTGTCATTCTGGTTTTGGCATAACCGATAGGCTTTGGTTTCCTTACGCGAAAAGCCAATTACAGCCAATTTCTCATATCGGCGAGATGTACCATCTACGTGAATTATTTAACCAAAGTTACCCCAATCAAAATTATATTTTTGAACCTCAGGCAAAACATTATTTGTGTCATGGTGATCTGTGGGATTATTTATATGATGAGTCGCAAAAACACCCAACGACATTTTTGCCATTAACCCTTGAAATGGGCAGCTGGCGCTGGGTTAAGAAAAACCCATTGCAATTATTAAAGTCGCTAGGCTTATATCACCCAATGAAACCGCACCGAGTTAAACGCGTATTGCGTGGCCATTTAATTATGATGGAGTTCTTAACGCGAGCGACTGCCTCTTATGAAAATTGGCTTGTTGATTGTCAAAGCCTCAACATGGCGCAAAAAGCTACAGCGTTATGGTACGACAAGTAG
- the glgX gene encoding glycogen debranching protein GlgX, which translates to MFSKLKVWPGKPYPLGATWTGDGVNFALFSEHAERVELCLFDKKGEKQTHSIQLQEQTDQVWHVFLPQVKPNQLYAYRVYGPYDPESGHRFNGNKLLLDPYAKAIEGEVIWNDYAFGYRIGDKAEDLSFSDTDNADYMPKCKVVDSQFNWRGDKRPNTPWHKTIIYELHVKGFTQQHPDVPTKLKGTYAGLAYPSVIKYIKSLGVTAIELMPIHGFVNDWHLQANGLTNYWGYNSLSFFAPDMRYSSKKDINEFKEMVSAYHAAGIEVILDVVYNHTAEGNHLGPTLSFKGIDNKAYYRLVEDNERYYMDYTGCGNTLNMMTPKALQLIMDSLRYWVEEMHVDGFRFDLASALARELHEVDKLGAFFDIIHQDPVISQVKLIAEPWDIGEGGYMVGNFPVGWTEWNGKYRDLMRAYWKGDGGKVGELAYRLTGSSDLYEHSGRKPYASINFITAHDGFTLEDLVSYNEKHNLANNENNRDGHDHNMSWNMGIEGKTKSLKINKLRWRQKRNFMATLMLSQGVPMLLAGDELSRTQQGNNNAYCQDNKLSWINWRLNDEQQQFLAFCRRLIKLRQEHPIFRQRHFFQGHQLRGSLAKDITWLSASGNEMTDEEWQMPHTRCIGMHMHGEALQELDEKGRQVTDTDFIVLLNAADTGIEFTLPNHLPKGWKWKRELDTSIEEPMAEVISQRKRNLRFNGGDSYLLAPISLAVLIKTKR; encoded by the coding sequence ATGTTTAGTAAACTAAAAGTATGGCCAGGAAAACCTTATCCACTCGGTGCAACATGGACAGGCGACGGGGTTAACTTTGCCTTATTTTCAGAACATGCCGAGCGGGTAGAATTGTGTTTATTTGATAAAAAAGGCGAAAAGCAAACCCATAGCATACAGTTGCAAGAACAAACCGACCAAGTATGGCATGTATTTTTGCCGCAAGTTAAACCAAATCAATTGTATGCGTATCGTGTTTATGGCCCCTATGATCCTGAAAGTGGACATAGATTCAATGGTAATAAACTTTTGCTTGATCCTTACGCTAAAGCCATTGAAGGAGAGGTTATTTGGAATGACTACGCATTTGGTTATCGAATTGGTGATAAAGCTGAAGATTTAAGTTTTAGCGATACAGACAATGCGGATTACATGCCGAAGTGCAAAGTGGTTGATAGCCAATTCAATTGGCGTGGCGATAAAAGACCTAACACGCCTTGGCATAAAACCATAATTTATGAGTTGCATGTAAAAGGCTTTACTCAACAACACCCAGATGTTCCCACCAAATTAAAAGGCACCTATGCTGGATTGGCCTATCCCTCTGTCATTAAATATATTAAGTCGTTAGGAGTGACCGCGATTGAGTTGATGCCCATTCATGGTTTCGTTAATGACTGGCATTTGCAAGCCAATGGCTTAACTAATTATTGGGGTTACAATTCTTTGAGCTTTTTTGCGCCTGATATGCGTTATTCAAGCAAAAAAGATATTAACGAGTTTAAGGAAATGGTCAGTGCTTATCACGCTGCAGGTATCGAGGTCATACTTGATGTGGTGTACAACCATACCGCAGAAGGCAATCATTTAGGGCCGACTTTATCGTTTAAAGGCATTGATAACAAAGCGTATTATCGTTTGGTTGAAGATAATGAACGCTACTACATGGATTACACCGGTTGTGGCAATACATTAAACATGATGACGCCCAAAGCCCTGCAATTGATTATGGATAGTTTGCGGTACTGGGTAGAAGAAATGCACGTTGATGGTTTTCGTTTTGATCTGGCTTCTGCGTTAGCACGCGAGTTACATGAAGTAGATAAGCTAGGTGCATTTTTCGATATTATTCATCAAGACCCGGTTATTTCCCAAGTTAAGCTCATTGCAGAGCCTTGGGATATAGGTGAGGGGGGATACATGGTAGGTAATTTCCCTGTTGGCTGGACAGAATGGAATGGCAAATATCGAGATTTAATGCGAGCGTATTGGAAAGGTGATGGTGGTAAAGTCGGGGAGCTAGCTTATCGATTAACCGGCTCAAGTGACTTATATGAACACAGTGGCCGTAAACCTTATGCCAGTATTAATTTTATCACCGCACATGATGGCTTTACCCTTGAAGATTTAGTGAGTTACAACGAAAAGCACAATTTAGCCAATAACGAAAATAATCGCGATGGCCATGATCACAATATGAGTTGGAACATGGGCATTGAAGGCAAAACTAAGAGCCTTAAAATAAATAAACTACGCTGGCGGCAAAAGCGTAATTTTATGGCGACATTAATGTTGTCGCAAGGTGTACCTATGTTACTGGCTGGCGATGAACTCAGCCGCACACAACAGGGCAACAATAACGCCTACTGCCAAGACAATAAACTAAGTTGGATAAATTGGCGCTTAAATGACGAGCAGCAGCAATTTTTAGCATTTTGTCGGCGCCTTATTAAACTTCGGCAAGAACATCCCATTTTTAGGCAACGCCACTTTTTTCAAGGTCACCAACTGCGAGGTTCATTAGCGAAAGATATTACTTGGTTATCTGCCAGTGGCAATGAAATGACAGATGAAGAATGGCAGATGCCACATACCCGTTGTATTGGTATGCATATGCATGGCGAAGCATTACAAGAGCTTGATGAAAAAGGCCGTCAGGTAACAGATACCGACTTTATTGTATTACTCAATGCGGCTGATACAGGCATTGAGTTTACCTTACCCAATCATTTGCCAAAGGGTTGGAAATGGAAAAGAGAGTTGGATACTTCAATTGAAGAACCTATGGCGGAAGTTATCAGTCAGCGAAAACGAAATTTGCGTTTTAATGGCGGTGATAGTTATTTGTTAGCGCCGATTAGCTTGGCGGTGTTGATAAAAACGAAGCGCTAG
- a CDS encoding GGDEF domain-containing protein has product MTRKTLGLFISELTRNNNYRLFSALKQQAQQHRMHLIAFEGRCMQSENYADKQLNFIYQFCNEELIDDLIVPSSAVPLSFTQSKFERFFKNTAKSKVITYYTKREGYHSVRVDNASGSSQLVEHLLAHHQYQRFIVIRGPVNDDDANQRFKATIKVLESKSIEPLVLQGSWESKDSIRLIKTIIKQYDNYQAVIFPNDETAIAALDYINNFAPQYKEFFSIVGFDNSVNARNISPQLTTADHPHPDMAAKTFELITQDNNNPSDTIFESKAIIRASCGCQHHKEDTQPTRKLYTDSFYLHENLQALNHQDFFDKLTFALTDREISGCYINLYKTKAFELKATSEVPKFSKLVYAFSDGNLHNEYIDETFATQQLLPEGLWRTETAKTLLAKPLYYNNEHFGFIVFDVNQGRMQDIQEITTHVATTLHIINLFERMQSTLQENARLMADLAKINQSLLNDNSSLKAISTTDEMTGVLNRRGFYQEVEALISEQQGHSITFLYADMDRLKYVNDTFGHSAGDEAISKIASTLSQVFRNNDIVGRMGGDEFVICLARDKDFDVSILINRIDAELDYYNQTSGKPFEIAMSFGSYTLDISHELDIEKAIEQADAALYEKKKARKATR; this is encoded by the coding sequence ATGACTCGTAAAACACTTGGCTTATTTATAAGTGAATTAACCCGTAATAATAACTACCGATTATTTAGTGCGTTAAAACAGCAAGCCCAGCAGCATCGAATGCATTTAATTGCGTTTGAAGGTCGTTGCATGCAAAGTGAAAATTATGCTGACAAACAGCTCAATTTTATTTATCAATTTTGTAATGAAGAGTTAATAGACGATTTAATCGTGCCTTCTTCAGCTGTACCCTTGTCATTTACTCAAAGTAAATTTGAGCGTTTTTTTAAAAATACAGCTAAATCAAAAGTCATTACCTATTACACAAAGCGCGAGGGTTATCACTCTGTTCGAGTGGATAACGCATCCGGTTCGAGTCAATTAGTTGAGCATTTATTAGCACACCATCAATATCAACGTTTTATCGTGATCCGTGGCCCAGTCAATGACGATGATGCCAATCAGCGTTTCAAGGCGACAATCAAGGTATTAGAAAGCAAAAGTATTGAGCCATTAGTTTTACAAGGCAGTTGGGAATCAAAAGACAGTATTCGATTAATCAAAACCATCATAAAACAATATGATAATTATCAAGCGGTTATCTTTCCTAACGACGAAACAGCCATCGCCGCATTAGATTACATCAATAATTTTGCGCCGCAATATAAAGAGTTTTTTTCTATTGTTGGTTTTGATAATTCAGTTAACGCACGTAATATTTCACCACAGTTAACAACTGCTGATCATCCACACCCTGATATGGCAGCCAAAACATTTGAGCTAATTACTCAAGACAATAATAACCCTAGTGATACGATATTTGAGTCAAAGGCGATTATTCGAGCATCATGTGGCTGTCAACATCATAAAGAAGATACCCAGCCAACTCGTAAACTTTACACCGATAGTTTTTACTTGCACGAAAATTTACAAGCGCTTAACCATCAAGATTTTTTCGACAAATTAACCTTTGCCTTAACAGACAGGGAAATTAGTGGTTGCTATATAAACCTATACAAAACTAAAGCATTTGAGCTTAAAGCAACATCAGAGGTGCCGAAATTTTCTAAATTAGTCTATGCATTTTCAGATGGCAATTTACACAATGAATATATAGACGAAACCTTTGCCACCCAACAATTACTGCCCGAAGGTTTATGGCGTACCGAGACAGCTAAAACCTTACTGGCAAAACCCTTGTACTATAACAATGAACATTTTGGATTTATTGTATTTGATGTTAACCAAGGTCGAATGCAAGACATTCAAGAAATCACAACTCATGTTGCAACCACATTGCACATCATAAATTTATTCGAACGCATGCAAAGCACACTGCAAGAAAACGCGCGATTAATGGCTGACTTAGCCAAAATCAATCAAAGTTTGCTAAACGACAACTCTAGTTTAAAAGCAATATCGACGACAGATGAAATGACAGGTGTGTTAAACCGCCGTGGGTTCTATCAAGAGGTTGAAGCATTAATAAGCGAACAACAAGGCCATTCGATTACATTTTTATATGCCGACATGGACAGATTAAAATATGTGAACGATACCTTTGGCCATTCAGCTGGTGATGAAGCCATCAGTAAAATTGCCTCAACCCTAAGCCAAGTATTTAGAAATAATGATATTGTCGGGCGCATGGGTGGCGATGAATTTGTTATTTGTCTAGCACGAGACAAAGATTTTGATGTCAGTATATTAATTAATCGAATAGATGCTGAGCTCGACTACTATAATCAAACCAGTGGCAAACCCTTTGAAATAGCCATGAGTTTTGGATCTTACACCTTGGATATTAGCCACGAATTGGATATAGAAAAAGCCATAGAACAAGCCGATGCGGCATTGTACGAAAAGAAAAAAGCGCGTAAGGCAACAAGGTAA
- the pyk gene encoding pyruvate kinase, producing the protein MTKQTKIVATVSDLKGDVEFITELYKRGVNVIRLNTAHQTPEDTRVVIENVRKVSDKLAVLVDTKGPEMRTNLKIEEDLNISTGDKVTFRADGLDVATTREAVQVNYLGFVKDVPVGAHILIDDGLLELVVDSKDDEALYTTALNNGKIKKKKSVNVPGVEIKLPSVTERDKSFIEMAIDAGVDFIAHSFVRNKQDVLDVQEILDAKNSPIKIISKIENREGVDNLDEILEVTYGVMVARGDLGIEIPGEEVPLVQKAMIQKCIKAQRPVITATQMLESMIQNPRPTRAEISDVANAVLDGTDAVMLSGESAYGDYPFEAVETMARICSHVEDQTAHGINLDSKNDKYHLQEYICKQVAKSARDLDVDAIVVPTATGSTARQIASHRPAAPLYAACYTPESLRLLSLSYGVDAYLVDVLDRKDVIKNSISPLVDNGTLQDDSLVVIAKSAPGSPKGETNRMEINTVESFLNRD; encoded by the coding sequence ATGACTAAGCAAACTAAAATTGTAGCAACGGTATCTGATTTAAAGGGTGACGTTGAATTTATTACTGAATTATACAAGCGCGGTGTAAACGTTATTCGTTTAAACACTGCACATCAAACGCCTGAAGATACTCGTGTTGTTATTGAAAATGTGCGTAAAGTAAGTGACAAATTGGCTGTGTTGGTTGATACCAAAGGCCCAGAAATGCGCACTAACTTAAAAATTGAAGAAGATTTAAACATTTCAACAGGTGATAAAGTCACTTTCCGTGCTGACGGTTTAGATGTAGCCACAACACGTGAAGCTGTGCAAGTTAACTACCTTGGCTTTGTTAAAGATGTACCGGTTGGTGCTCATATCTTGATTGATGACGGTTTATTAGAGCTAGTTGTTGATAGTAAAGATGATGAAGCTTTATACACCACGGCACTAAACAACGGTAAAATTAAAAAGAAAAAGAGTGTTAACGTACCGGGCGTAGAAATTAAACTGCCGTCGGTGACTGAGCGTGATAAATCATTTATTGAAATGGCTATTGATGCCGGTGTTGATTTTATTGCTCATTCTTTTGTTCGTAACAAACAAGACGTGCTAGATGTTCAAGAGATTCTTGATGCTAAAAACTCACCAATCAAAATTATCTCTAAAATCGAGAACCGCGAAGGTGTTGATAATTTAGATGAAATTCTTGAAGTGACCTATGGTGTTATGGTTGCTCGTGGTGATTTAGGTATTGAAATTCCAGGTGAAGAAGTACCGCTAGTGCAAAAAGCCATGATCCAAAAATGTATCAAGGCACAGCGTCCGGTTATCACTGCGACCCAAATGCTAGAAAGTATGATCCAAAACCCACGTCCAACACGTGCTGAAATTTCAGACGTTGCCAATGCGGTATTAGATGGTACTGATGCAGTCATGCTTTCAGGTGAGTCAGCTTACGGTGACTACCCATTTGAAGCGGTTGAAACAATGGCGCGTATTTGTTCTCATGTTGAAGACCAAACGGCTCACGGTATTAACTTAGACAGCAAAAACGATAAATATCACTTACAGGAGTATATTTGTAAGCAGGTCGCTAAATCGGCTCGTGATTTAGATGTTGATGCTATTGTTGTCCCAACCGCTACAGGCTCAACGGCTCGTCAAATAGCCTCTCATCGTCCTGCTGCACCTTTATATGCAGCTTGTTATACGCCGGAATCTTTACGTTTATTGTCGTTAAGTTATGGTGTTGATGCTTATTTGGTTGATGTACTTGACCGCAAAGACGTAATTAAAAATTCAATTTCTCCTTTAGTGGATAACGGCACATTACAAGACGATAGCTTAGTTGTTATTGCTAAAAGCGCACCGGGTTCGCCAAAAGGTGAAACTAACCGCATGGAAATTAACACGGTCGAATCTTTCTTAAACCGAGATTAA